Proteins encoded in a region of the Nocardia asteroides genome:
- a CDS encoding lipase family protein, whose translation MVLSGRCVRLVMSLLGALAVSAVGPQAQANPIEQFLTPSREYPGILPTPLGDPFYTPPPDFESLPPGTVLASRPGGTGLTVFPLESTELLIRSTDSKGRPVPVVATLLVPRTPWPGPGPRPVLSFNAAIDSLGHRCAPSYELRTVLSAKLWAAQIPLARGYAVLVPDHQGPRQAYGAGLMAGHAVLDSIRAVVGTPELGLRPDAPTVVTGYSGGAIASGWAAQLAPEYAPELNLVGAAFGGVPADFGMLLSTMNGRNLASGVFLAATLGLAREYPEMLDLMNDNGWRLAQIGKDVCMSAEEFAGVVAPIPVQALTHAAAPTELPMIQEILAANRLGASAPTVPVFLYHATHDPWVPLAGAEKLYTDWCGAGTPVDFQVYLGEHFLVGLSGIPGANSWIDDRFAGRATIPHCTRSG comes from the coding sequence ATGGTGCTGTCCGGGCGGTGTGTCCGGCTCGTAATGTCGCTGCTGGGCGCGTTGGCGGTGAGTGCGGTAGGTCCGCAGGCGCAGGCGAATCCGATCGAGCAGTTCCTCACGCCTTCCCGCGAATATCCCGGGATCCTCCCCACGCCGCTGGGTGATCCGTTCTACACGCCGCCGCCGGACTTCGAGAGCCTGCCGCCGGGAACGGTTCTCGCGTCCCGCCCGGGAGGCACCGGCCTGACCGTGTTCCCGCTGGAGTCGACCGAACTGCTGATCCGGTCCACCGATTCCAAGGGGCGTCCGGTGCCGGTGGTCGCGACGTTGCTCGTGCCGCGGACACCGTGGCCCGGGCCGGGGCCGCGCCCGGTGCTGTCGTTCAATGCCGCCATCGACTCGCTCGGGCATCGGTGCGCACCGTCCTACGAACTCAGGACCGTGTTGTCGGCCAAGTTGTGGGCCGCCCAGATCCCGCTGGCCAGGGGGTACGCGGTGCTCGTGCCGGACCACCAGGGCCCGCGACAGGCATACGGGGCGGGCCTGATGGCCGGGCACGCGGTGCTCGACTCGATCCGGGCCGTGGTGGGAACGCCGGAGCTCGGGCTGCGTCCGGACGCTCCGACGGTGGTCACCGGATACTCCGGCGGGGCGATCGCGAGCGGGTGGGCCGCGCAGCTGGCCCCCGAATACGCGCCGGAGCTGAATCTGGTGGGTGCGGCGTTCGGCGGTGTTCCCGCCGACTTCGGCATGCTGCTGTCCACCATGAACGGCCGTAACTTGGCTTCCGGGGTCTTCCTGGCCGCGACGCTCGGACTGGCCCGGGAGTATCCCGAGATGCTCGACCTGATGAACGACAACGGCTGGCGGCTGGCGCAGATCGGCAAGGACGTGTGCATGTCGGCGGAGGAATTCGCCGGGGTCGTCGCTCCGATCCCGGTGCAGGCGCTCACCCACGCCGCCGCGCCCACCGAGCTGCCGATGATCCAGGAGATATTGGCCGCCAACCGGCTGGGAGCGAGCGCGCCGACGGTGCCGGTGTTCCTCTATCACGCCACGCACGACCCATGGGTGCCGCTGGCCGGTGCGGAGAAGCTCTACACGGACTGGTGCGGCGCGGGGACGCCGGTGGATTTCCAGGTCTATCTCGGCGAACACTTCCTGGTCGGCCTCAGCGGCATACCCGGCGCGAACTCGTGGATCGATGACCGGTTCGCCGGGCGTGCGACCATCCCGCACTGCACCCGATCCGGCTGA
- a CDS encoding ATP-dependent DNA ligase: MLFSDVVLGSETVRATRSRKTKIATLAGLLTAAAPEELTPVVAWASGELPQGRIGTGWRTLTTLDIPSAPVATLTVSAVHAALSDLAGTSGAGSAARRKELLAALWSAATAEEQGFLVRLLTGELRQGALTAVVAEAVAVAAGVPPDLVRRAYMLSGRLPVTAVAALTGGAAALAEFRLEVGRPIQPMLAAPGATLDEALIEFEGEVSLEHKLDGARIQVHRDGDRIRVFTRTLREITASVPELVELVGGLNCTSVVLDGETLALTDSGRPRPFQETMSRFAEVSTTRELLLHPYFFDCLHLDGRDLLDAPLSERRAALTKVAGAHTIPALLRPDAEAAAEYFDGALAAGHEGVMIKSLTAPYAAGRRGRAWQKIKPTHTLDLIVLGAEWGYGRRTGYLSNLHLGALDPDTGEPVMVGKTFKGLTDALLQWQTAEFPRHERSRDQHTVYLWPKLIVEIALDGVQVSPRYPGGVALRFARVVRYRPDKEPAEADTIDTVRALLP, from the coding sequence GTGTTGTTCTCGGATGTCGTCCTCGGCTCGGAGACCGTGCGCGCGACCAGGTCACGCAAGACGAAAATCGCCACGTTGGCAGGGTTGCTGACGGCGGCCGCTCCCGAGGAGCTGACGCCGGTGGTCGCCTGGGCGTCCGGCGAGCTACCGCAGGGGCGGATCGGCACGGGTTGGCGCACGCTCACCACCCTCGACATCCCGTCGGCCCCGGTGGCGACGCTGACGGTGTCGGCGGTGCACGCCGCGCTGAGCGATCTGGCAGGCACCTCCGGCGCCGGTTCCGCGGCTCGGCGCAAGGAACTGCTCGCGGCGCTGTGGTCCGCGGCCACCGCGGAGGAGCAGGGCTTCCTGGTACGCCTGCTCACCGGAGAGCTGCGCCAGGGCGCGCTCACCGCCGTGGTCGCCGAAGCCGTGGCCGTCGCCGCCGGCGTGCCGCCCGATCTGGTGCGCCGGGCGTACATGCTGTCGGGCCGGTTGCCGGTCACCGCCGTCGCGGCGCTGACCGGTGGCGCTGCCGCGCTCGCGGAGTTCCGGCTCGAAGTCGGCCGCCCGATCCAGCCCATGCTCGCCGCACCCGGTGCGACGCTGGACGAGGCGCTGATCGAGTTCGAGGGCGAGGTGAGCCTCGAGCACAAGCTGGACGGCGCCCGCATCCAGGTGCATCGGGACGGCGACCGGATTCGGGTGTTCACCAGGACGCTGCGCGAGATCACCGCGAGCGTGCCGGAACTCGTCGAGCTGGTGGGGGGTCTGAACTGCACGAGCGTCGTGCTGGACGGCGAGACGCTGGCGCTCACCGACTCCGGGCGGCCGCGCCCGTTCCAGGAGACCATGAGCCGGTTCGCCGAGGTGAGTACTACCAGGGAACTGCTGCTGCATCCGTATTTCTTCGACTGCCTGCACCTGGACGGCCGGGACCTGCTGGACGCTCCGCTGTCCGAGCGGCGCGCGGCGCTGACGAAGGTGGCCGGCGCGCACACCATTCCCGCGCTGCTGCGGCCGGATGCCGAGGCGGCCGCGGAATACTTCGACGGCGCGCTGGCAGCGGGTCACGAAGGCGTCATGATCAAGTCGTTGACCGCGCCGTACGCGGCGGGCAGGCGCGGCCGGGCCTGGCAGAAGATCAAGCCCACGCACACCCTCGATCTGATCGTGCTCGGCGCGGAATGGGGATACGGCCGCCGCACGGGCTACCTGTCGAACCTGCATCTGGGTGCTCTCGACCCGGACACCGGCGAGCCGGTCATGGTGGGCAAGACGTTCAAAGGACTCACCGACGCGCTGCTGCAATGGCAGACCGCCGAATTCCCACGGCACGAACGCTCCCGCGATCAGCACACCGTGTATCTGTGGCCGAAACTGATCGTCGAAATAGCCCTGGACGGCGTGCAGGTCAGCCCACGCTATCCCGGTGGTGTCGCGTTGCGTTTCGCTCGGGTGGTGCGCTATCGCCCCGACAAAGAACCCGCCGAAGCCGACACCATCGACACCGTTCGCGCGCTGCTGCCGTGA
- the ramB gene encoding acetate metabolism transcriptional regulator RamB: MAKTYVGARLRQLRTERGLSQVALAQQLEISASYLNQIEHDVRPLTVPVLLKISDLFGVDATFFSAQDDTRLIAELQEVVMDQELGIEADAQEIADMVSAHPSMARALVNMHNRYRNTSAQLAAATEDRFADSAGSGAISKPHEEVRDYFYQRQNYIHELDTAAEDLTARIRFHGGDVNSEIARILRAHDVRITERIDLGEGVLHRFDPQTRNLEIAPHLSGGQRTFKLAAELAYFECGELLEKLVEEGNFASEDARKLAMLGLANYFAAATVLPYTHFHEVAEDFRYDIERLSAFFTQSYETICHRLSTLQRPSLRGVPFSFVRVDRAGNMSKRQSATGFHFSASGGTCPLWNVYETFAYPGKIMTQIAQMPDGRKYLWVARTVERRATRYGQPSKTFAIGLGCELRHAARVIYADGIDLDEVQPTPIGAGCRVCERANCPQRAFPPLGKVLDISEHRSSVSPYVLK; this comes from the coding sequence ATGGCCAAGACCTACGTCGGCGCTCGGCTGCGTCAGCTGCGGACCGAACGCGGGCTGAGCCAAGTCGCGCTGGCCCAGCAGCTGGAGATCTCGGCGAGTTATCTCAACCAGATCGAGCACGACGTGCGGCCGCTCACCGTCCCGGTGCTGCTGAAAATCAGCGACCTGTTCGGCGTCGACGCCACCTTCTTCTCCGCGCAGGACGACACCCGGCTCATCGCCGAACTCCAAGAGGTCGTGATGGACCAGGAGCTGGGCATCGAGGCCGACGCCCAGGAGATCGCCGACATGGTCTCGGCGCACCCGAGCATGGCCCGCGCGCTGGTCAACATGCACAACCGCTACCGCAACACCTCCGCCCAACTGGCCGCGGCCACCGAGGACCGGTTCGCCGACAGCGCGGGCAGCGGGGCGATCAGCAAGCCGCACGAGGAAGTGCGCGACTACTTCTATCAGCGTCAGAACTACATTCACGAGCTCGATACGGCCGCCGAAGACCTCACCGCGCGCATCCGTTTCCACGGCGGCGACGTCAACAGCGAGATCGCCAGGATTCTGCGCGCGCACGACGTGCGGATCACCGAGCGCATCGACCTCGGCGAAGGTGTGCTGCACCGCTTCGACCCGCAGACCCGCAACCTGGAGATCGCACCGCATCTGTCCGGCGGGCAGCGCACCTTCAAGCTGGCCGCCGAACTGGCCTACTTCGAGTGCGGCGAGCTGCTGGAGAAGCTGGTCGAGGAGGGCAATTTCGCGTCCGAGGACGCCCGCAAGCTGGCCATGCTCGGGCTGGCCAACTACTTCGCCGCGGCGACGGTGCTGCCGTACACGCATTTCCACGAGGTCGCCGAGGACTTCCGTTACGACATCGAACGGCTGTCGGCGTTCTTCACCCAGAGTTACGAGACCATCTGTCACCGGCTCTCCACGCTGCAACGCCCGTCGCTGCGCGGCGTGCCGTTCTCGTTCGTGCGAGTGGACCGGGCGGGCAACATGTCCAAGCGCCAGTCGGCCACCGGATTCCACTTCTCCGCCAGCGGCGGAACATGCCCGCTGTGGAACGTCTACGAGACCTTCGCCTATCCCGGCAAGATCATGACGCAGATCGCGCAGATGCCCGACGGCCGCAAGTACCTGTGGGTGGCCCGGACGGTGGAACGCCGCGCCACCCGCTACGGCCAGCCGAGCAAGACCTTCGCCATCGGACTCGGCTGCGAACTGCGGCACGCGGCCCGCGTGATCTACGCCGACGGCATCGATCTCGACGAAGTGCAGCCGACGCCGATCGGTGCCGGATGCCGAGTCTGCGAACGCGCCAATTGCCCGCAACGCGCCTTCCCGCCGCTGGGCAAGGTGCTCGACATCAGCGAACACCGCAGCTCGGTGTCGCCGTACGTGCTGAAGTAG